The following coding sequences lie in one Spirosoma sp. KUDC1026 genomic window:
- a CDS encoding RagB/SusD family nutrient uptake outer membrane protein, whose protein sequence is MKKIILYSTLLASFLVLNACQEQYLNPSVATEQQVINSTDGLITLVNGLQYRYTATRVGVLYNAVAAGGLSGRELRVLNAGNTDEQNLELGFNNVTGSNAVVRNLWSTSQLVRANADIVLQNADRVVTNANVKSGITAYASIFKALSLGTLAQFFEQTPVTTGTNAPFVARTQALSVAVQQLEAAATTVTSASVSTDLTANRLVPGINIPNTIQALIARYSLLAGDYDKAIAAAGRVDLTQRSFFSFDDNTRNPIFETAFSNVNVFAPINTSLGLLGALIPNSADKRLSFYIRSNPTSSQNLGTGFYTANSAPIPVYLPGEMLLIRAEAYARKGDVANAITELNKVLTKTTDAWGLGAGLPAYSGAQTADAVLTEIYRNRAIELAFQGFRLEDNRRFNRPGPGTQPNSSAERTRNFLPYPFTERDNNTSTPADPAN, encoded by the coding sequence ATGAAAAAAATTATTCTTTACAGTACCCTGCTGGCCTCATTCTTAGTTCTCAACGCCTGTCAGGAGCAGTACCTGAACCCGAGCGTTGCCACCGAGCAGCAGGTTATCAATTCTACCGATGGGCTGATAACCCTCGTTAATGGATTACAATATCGCTACACCGCTACCCGCGTTGGCGTCCTGTACAACGCCGTTGCTGCCGGTGGTCTATCAGGTCGTGAGCTACGTGTTCTGAACGCAGGGAACACGGATGAGCAGAACCTGGAACTAGGCTTTAATAACGTAACGGGCAGTAATGCAGTGGTTAGGAACCTCTGGTCAACCAGCCAGCTCGTTCGCGCCAACGCGGATATCGTGCTCCAAAACGCGGATCGGGTCGTTACGAACGCCAACGTGAAAAGCGGGATCACAGCGTACGCGTCCATTTTTAAAGCGCTATCGTTGGGAACACTGGCTCAGTTCTTTGAGCAAACGCCCGTCACCACGGGTACCAACGCTCCGTTTGTGGCGCGGACGCAGGCGTTGAGCGTGGCCGTACAGCAACTCGAAGCCGCGGCTACGACCGTTACCTCAGCCAGTGTTTCCACTGATCTAACCGCGAACCGACTGGTGCCGGGTATCAACATTCCCAATACCATTCAGGCGTTGATTGCGCGCTACAGTCTGCTGGCCGGAGATTATGACAAAGCCATTGCAGCCGCTGGCCGGGTCGACCTGACGCAGCGTTCGTTTTTCTCGTTCGACGACAACACGCGTAACCCGATTTTCGAAACGGCGTTCAGCAACGTCAATGTCTTCGCACCGATCAATACGTCGCTGGGGCTACTTGGCGCGCTGATTCCAAACTCCGCCGATAAGCGGCTGTCGTTCTACATTCGGTCGAACCCAACGTCTTCGCAGAATCTGGGTACCGGTTTTTACACGGCTAATTCAGCGCCCATTCCGGTCTATCTGCCCGGTGAAATGCTGCTGATTCGGGCCGAAGCCTACGCCCGAAAAGGCGACGTAGCGAATGCGATAACGGAATTGAACAAAGTACTAACGAAAACGACCGACGCCTGGGGACTGGGTGCTGGATTACCGGCCTATAGTGGTGCGCAGACTGCCGATGCCGTACTGACAGAAATCTACCGGAACCGGGCGATTGAGCTGGCGTTCCAGGGATTCCGGCTCGAAGATAATCGTCGCTTCAACCGCCCCGGTCCCGGCACGCAGCCCAACTCGTCAGCCGAACGGACCCGCAATTTCTTGCCTTATCCGTTCACCGAACGCGACAACAACACGAGTACGCCAGCAGACCCAGCGAATTAA
- a CDS encoding APC family permease codes for MEKHAKLSELPATAICGNDISSSCLYVSALSLLYAGQYAWISLLLVGGTLFLFRKIYGEVVGALPLNGGAYNVLLNSANKSMASLAACLTILSYVATSVISANEAIHYAAIFSPSLPIILGTIGLLLLFFLLNLLGLKESSKAAVVIFIIHLATLSILCLVCGWHLITEGTGQFRLNFTLKSEQSIPFQLFAGFSAAMLGISGFESSANYVEEQDRGVFPKTLRNMWIIVTIFNPLIAILALGLIPLDNVQNYQQSLLAFMGERSGGHWLSWLVSFDAVLVLSGAVLTSFVGVSGLIKRMTLDRIFPQFLLKENNRQAPYYILLVFFVLCVAVLLSTGGELQALAGVYTISFLSVMGLFGIGNLLLKLRRKRLPRPQRATSGSVFLALIAVGAALAGNVMFNPQYVLVFFEYFIPTFLVALIMMDRTLLLSGLLSIILYLFRPLKRGIERFTRWTNETIKKINDQEFVFFSKGDDIASLNRVMIYIQDNEETNRLRIVTIENEHFQAPEHLHRDIEALDRAYPEIDVTYERIQGSFGPELIGELSAKWQIPTNFMFIGSPGQRFQYRVEQLCGVRLII; via the coding sequence ATGGAAAAACACGCCAAGTTAAGCGAATTGCCAGCAACAGCTATCTGTGGAAATGACATCAGTTCATCCTGCCTGTACGTATCGGCCCTCAGCCTGCTGTACGCAGGTCAGTACGCGTGGATTTCGCTGCTGCTGGTAGGGGGGACCTTGTTTTTGTTCCGAAAAATTTACGGAGAAGTCGTTGGGGCGTTACCCCTCAATGGTGGAGCGTACAATGTACTGCTCAACTCGGCCAACAAATCCATGGCGTCGCTAGCTGCCTGCCTCACTATCCTGTCGTACGTAGCCACCAGTGTGATTTCGGCGAACGAAGCGATTCACTATGCTGCAATCTTCAGTCCGTCACTACCAATTATTCTGGGTACCATTGGCCTGTTGCTTCTGTTTTTTCTGCTGAATCTGCTCGGTTTAAAAGAATCGTCGAAAGCAGCGGTAGTTATTTTTATCATTCACTTGGCCACGTTAAGCATCCTGTGTCTGGTGTGCGGCTGGCATCTGATTACTGAAGGGACTGGGCAGTTTCGGCTTAATTTTACTCTCAAATCGGAACAGAGTATTCCCTTCCAGCTCTTTGCGGGCTTTTCGGCGGCTATGCTTGGTATTTCCGGATTTGAAAGTTCCGCTAACTACGTCGAAGAACAGGACCGGGGGGTATTTCCCAAGACCCTGCGGAACATGTGGATCATTGTAACCATCTTCAACCCGCTCATTGCTATCCTGGCGCTTGGCCTTATTCCCCTGGATAACGTACAGAACTACCAGCAGTCACTACTGGCGTTCATGGGCGAGCGGTCGGGGGGGCACTGGCTTTCCTGGCTGGTATCCTTCGACGCCGTGCTGGTATTAAGCGGGGCTGTTCTGACGTCGTTCGTAGGGGTAAGCGGTTTGATCAAGCGCATGACGCTGGACCGCATCTTTCCCCAGTTTCTGTTAAAGGAGAATAACCGGCAGGCTCCTTACTACATTCTACTGGTCTTTTTCGTGCTGTGCGTAGCTGTATTGCTGAGTACGGGGGGGGAACTACAGGCGCTGGCGGGTGTTTATACAATTTCTTTTCTGTCGGTGATGGGCTTATTTGGCATCGGTAATCTGTTGCTTAAACTCCGGCGAAAACGGCTTCCCCGGCCGCAGCGGGCAACATCTGGTTCGGTATTTCTGGCTCTAATCGCCGTGGGGGCAGCCTTGGCGGGTAACGTAATGTTTAATCCGCAATACGTACTGGTGTTTTTCGAATACTTTATCCCGACGTTTCTGGTAGCATTGATAATGATGGACCGGACTCTGCTGCTAAGTGGGTTGTTATCGATTATCCTGTACTTGTTTCGACCGCTGAAAAGAGGTATTGAGCGATTTACCCGCTGGACCAACGAAACGATTAAGAAAATCAACGATCAGGAGTTTGTTTTCTTCTCGAAGGGTGATGATATCGCGTCACTTAACCGGGTCATGATCTATATTCAGGATAATGAAGAAACAAATCGGTTGCGTATCGTAACCATCGAAAATGAGCATTTCCAGGCCCCGGAACACCTGCACCGGGACATCGAAGCGCTTGACCGTGCCTACCCGGAGATTGATGTTACCTACGAGCGAATCCAGGGGTCTTTTGGGCCGGAACTGATCGGAGAGTTATCGGCTAAATGGCAGATTCCTACTAACTTCATGTTTATCGGTTCCCCCGGACAGCGGTTTCAATATCGGGTCGAACAACTTTGTGGGGTTCGGCTGATTATTTAG
- a CDS encoding efflux RND transporter periplasmic adaptor subunit: MDRELAPELVTRKRRNGWLIGLALVVGLVAVVAGLQSLLKTSVNASEIRTAVAQVGPVENTLNATGEVIPAFEQIITSPIRASIKRVLLTPGTRVRPEQPILELDKSFTQIEYEKIQDQLALKQNGIDQLRMKLNKNLYDADVNDQIKSLNINKLKAELEDARRLLKVGGQTPEDVTRAENALRIAQLEKKQLENDLSYNRESMGASLKESQLQAQIEATNLKVLSQKLRQADILTDRAGVLTWVNERIGSAVSEGEMLARLADLGSFRIEASCSDMYAEQVKMGLPVIVRINETPLRGQITQIKPSVQNGVVQFAVSLDDNRHASLRPNQKVEVFIVTNRSGQAVRVANGPAFKGKRKQSVWIMSGPDRAVRREVELGLSNFDWVEIKSGVQAGERVILTDLSRYEHLNELTIANQ; this comes from the coding sequence ATGGACCGCGAATTAGCCCCCGAACTTGTCACTCGAAAGCGCCGAAACGGCTGGCTCATTGGCCTGGCACTCGTGGTTGGGCTGGTTGCTGTTGTTGCGGGGCTGCAATCGTTACTGAAAACGTCCGTCAACGCCAGTGAGATCAGAACCGCCGTTGCGCAGGTTGGGCCGGTTGAAAATACGCTCAATGCTACCGGCGAAGTCATTCCCGCCTTTGAGCAAATCATTACCAGCCCCATTCGGGCCAGCATCAAGCGGGTGTTGCTCACGCCCGGTACCCGCGTTCGGCCGGAGCAACCCATCCTGGAACTTGATAAATCATTCACGCAGATTGAGTACGAAAAAATTCAGGATCAGCTCGCGCTGAAACAGAATGGTATTGATCAGCTCCGGATGAAATTAAATAAGAACCTGTACGATGCTGATGTCAACGACCAGATTAAATCCCTAAACATTAATAAGCTAAAAGCCGAGCTAGAAGACGCCCGGCGGCTGCTAAAAGTTGGCGGGCAAACGCCGGAGGATGTTACCCGCGCCGAGAACGCGTTACGTATCGCCCAACTGGAAAAAAAGCAACTCGAAAACGACCTCAGCTACAACCGGGAGTCGATGGGGGCCAGCCTCAAGGAATCGCAGCTCCAGGCGCAGATCGAAGCGACGAATCTGAAGGTGCTGTCCCAGAAACTTCGCCAGGCCGATATTCTAACCGATCGGGCAGGCGTGCTGACCTGGGTCAACGAACGTATTGGGTCGGCGGTGAGCGAAGGCGAGATGCTGGCCCGCCTGGCGGATCTGGGTAGTTTCCGGATCGAAGCGTCCTGCTCTGATATGTACGCCGAACAGGTAAAAATGGGTCTCCCGGTCATTGTCAGAATCAACGAAACGCCGTTACGGGGGCAGATTACGCAGATCAAGCCCTCGGTGCAGAATGGTGTCGTTCAGTTTGCCGTGTCGCTGGACGACAACCGGCACGCGTCGTTACGTCCCAACCAGAAAGTCGAGGTGTTCATCGTGACGAATCGTAGCGGACAGGCGGTTCGGGTAGCAAATGGACCGGCCTTTAAAGGCAAACGCAAACAGTCGGTTTGGATTATGAGCGGTCCTGACCGGGCGGTCCGGCGGGAGGTAGAACTGGGTCTGTCGAACTTCGACTGGGTCGAGATTAAAAGTGGGGTGCAGGCGGGTGAACGGGTGATCCTAACCGACCTGAGCCGGTATGAGCATCTGAATGAGTTGACAATTGCGAACCAATGA
- a CDS encoding FAD-binding protein, translated as MNLPNGLQQLAIKSLTNRHENFTQVLTPDASFKLSIPSGMPDSKSEYRQTTANFQWLIKHAIDNNIRLRAIGKNWSFAKVGVTNGGMIDTNALMQTFAVRPGSVAPAYLNEGKSADNLFFTECGTTIHILEQLLEARNKSVRASGGSNGQTIAGATSTGTHGGAFDFGAVHDTIVGLHLVCGPDRHVWLERASYPVAGQAFLDTLDVTEVIRDDDVFNAAVVSFGSFGFIHGIMLEVADMFWLKSYSKESIPYDEGLKKAMTGCDFSELAKTLGMPSAKPSAEPYHFQLIFNPHQLDLTGADKTKGPYVRVLYKHLTKPSGSIPPAKPGFTYGDDTMGLIQTLLDRMVPKQLIPPLVNVLYPQAIEHTNGWVGTIKDFFGSTSIRGKAASAAIGIDSRDSPRVLEAIVALNKKKAFPGILAMRWVKKTSATLGFTRFPITCVLELDGVECNPTNDFFVRTWSRLDELGIPFTMHWGKINFGIDADRVRKMYTDVNVDAWLEARHRLLDAPTRAVFTNEFMKTCGLDRELVVV; from the coding sequence ATGAATCTTCCCAATGGACTTCAGCAACTAGCGATCAAGAGCCTGACGAATCGCCACGAAAATTTCACACAGGTACTTACGCCGGATGCGTCGTTTAAGCTGAGTATTCCCAGCGGTATGCCGGACAGTAAATCAGAGTATAGGCAGACGACGGCTAATTTTCAGTGGCTGATCAAACACGCCATAGACAACAATATCCGTCTGCGGGCCATTGGCAAAAACTGGTCGTTTGCCAAAGTGGGCGTCACGAATGGGGGTATGATTGACACTAATGCTCTGATGCAAACATTTGCGGTGCGACCAGGTTCAGTGGCTCCGGCCTACCTGAACGAGGGAAAATCGGCCGATAACCTATTCTTTACAGAATGCGGCACCACCATTCATATTTTGGAGCAATTGCTTGAGGCACGTAATAAGTCGGTGAGAGCTTCAGGCGGCAGTAATGGGCAAACGATTGCGGGCGCTACGTCGACGGGAACGCACGGTGGTGCGTTTGACTTCGGTGCTGTGCACGATACCATTGTCGGGCTGCACCTCGTTTGCGGTCCTGACCGGCACGTCTGGCTGGAACGGGCATCGTATCCTGTAGCGGGGCAGGCGTTTTTAGATACGCTGGACGTAACAGAAGTGATTCGCGACGACGATGTGTTCAATGCCGCCGTGGTGAGTTTCGGTTCGTTCGGCTTTATTCACGGCATTATGCTGGAGGTGGCCGATATGTTCTGGCTCAAGTCATACAGTAAGGAAAGTATCCCTTATGACGAAGGTCTTAAGAAAGCCATGACCGGCTGTGATTTCTCGGAACTCGCCAAAACATTGGGGATGCCATCAGCCAAACCCAGCGCAGAACCTTACCATTTTCAGCTTATTTTCAATCCGCACCAGTTGGATTTGACGGGGGCAGACAAGACAAAAGGGCCTTACGTTCGGGTGCTGTATAAGCACTTGACCAAGCCATCCGGCAGTATACCACCCGCCAAACCGGGATTTACGTATGGCGATGATACAATGGGGTTGATTCAGACACTACTAGACCGGATGGTACCCAAACAACTTATTCCGCCGTTAGTGAACGTACTGTATCCGCAGGCCATCGAACACACGAACGGGTGGGTTGGTACGATAAAGGACTTTTTCGGGAGTACAAGCATTCGGGGAAAAGCCGCCAGCGCAGCCATTGGTATCGATTCAAGAGATAGCCCGCGCGTACTGGAAGCTATTGTGGCGCTGAATAAGAAAAAAGCTTTTCCGGGTATTCTGGCAATGCGCTGGGTGAAAAAAACGTCCGCCACTCTTGGCTTTACCCGATTCCCAATAACTTGTGTACTGGAGCTGGATGGTGTAGAATGCAACCCGACAAATGACTTTTTTGTGCGGACCTGGAGTCGACTCGATGAGTTAGGAATTCCTTTTACCATGCACTGGGGCAAGATAAATTTTGGCATCGATGCAGACCGCGTTCGGAAGATGTATACAGATGTCAACGTGGATGCCTGGCTTGAGGCACGTCATCGATTACTGGACGCCCCCACCCGCGCCGTCTTCACAAACGAATTTATGAAAACCTGCGGACTGGACAGGGAATTGGTAGTAGTTTAA
- a CDS encoding SusC/RagA family TonB-linked outer membrane protein: MTNHYPLTGRYFYLSWILWLMFFISSNALAQSNAYTLKGRITDNTGASLPGVTVQLTGTTNGTASDADGNYQFSVNQRPGEYVLTFSAVGYAPVKKPITLANVQTVTTDATLGEDVANLDEVVVVGSTIQTTRRELGNTINTIRAENLAQSGSGGLLNSLQGKVPGAQITQNSGDPAGGITVRLRGVKSLGGPSDPLYVVDGVIVSNTSQNVSQLAVGDQIGGANPGTNRLADINPNDIATINVINGAAAAAQYGSRAINGVVLITTKRGQTGAPRVTLTTSININELRKSVPITTYGKQFGYASLRLHPIAALTDQQLPTYSPQTGETFVRILRDGAYGSLRTNLVDVTRYNYFDQIFRTGIGTDNNLSVSGGRENTQYYVSFGYLKNEGIIKGTDFRRYNLRARVDQRLTNWAKLSVGLSYINSFSNEKANGNVFYSPINAVNITNNIYDITQRDASGNLLAVEPTRVNPLSTIEDMKFTQAVSRTINDVQLNLTPLPGLSVDAVVGVDSYSQLGNSYIRPYPYQATAGLPLERYPNGYAATATNSVLQFNSDINATYQRDLTSALNLKVIAGFNYQYNQQDFSQQNGQNLAPFIETVSGAASTTVRAGYGLNRYNLSGVFGQATLGFRNLAFLTGALRQDRSTLFSPSETNQLYPKVSGSVVVSDLGFWKNSGISSTWNSLKLRASYGDAGGLTAIGPNDRFYQYNPVPFLGKNTILPSSTLSNPAVRPERMTELEGGADLSLFGDKVNLSITAYRQRIRDLTVRRTLAASTGGTELVTNVGEMENKGVEIMLDLVPVRTKSFSWDLTFIYNQNRNKILALTSPRIEQANVTGAPVFQIVGQPASVFFGTAYARNADGSLLLTTQGLPQQEKGAIYTATATKPVEQVLTEAGINLNNLPAGSYELAGTYYIPQRDASGQPTGTLLRKVIGNPNPKWTGSISSGLTYKAVSLRFLVDFVQGVSVFNADKRTRQGVGIGDFVEKEMKGELQRGYIYSIYPIEEWRIDNGSFVKLREVSLSYQVPTFIKGLTNLRVSAIGRNLISWDNYNGFDPETNAGGNSDLLRGIDFGNVPIPRTYQLQLTASF; this comes from the coding sequence ATGACAAACCATTACCCGCTCACTGGCCGGTATTTCTATCTTTCCTGGATACTCTGGCTAATGTTCTTCATCTCGTCAAACGCACTGGCGCAGAGTAACGCCTACACCTTGAAAGGGCGCATAACGGACAATACCGGCGCCAGTCTGCCGGGCGTTACGGTTCAACTAACTGGTACAACTAACGGAACGGCATCGGACGCGGATGGTAATTACCAGTTCAGCGTCAACCAGCGCCCCGGCGAATACGTGCTTACGTTCTCGGCGGTTGGCTACGCTCCCGTCAAAAAGCCGATTACGCTGGCGAACGTCCAGACTGTTACCACCGACGCGACACTGGGTGAGGACGTAGCCAATCTGGACGAAGTTGTGGTTGTCGGGTCGACCATCCAGACAACCCGGCGCGAACTGGGCAACACCATCAACACCATCCGCGCCGAAAACCTGGCTCAGTCGGGATCGGGCGGACTGCTGAACTCACTGCAGGGTAAAGTACCGGGCGCGCAGATCACGCAGAACTCCGGCGACCCAGCGGGCGGGATCACCGTTCGGCTGCGGGGCGTCAAGTCGTTGGGCGGGCCATCCGATCCGTTGTATGTGGTCGACGGGGTTATCGTGAGCAACACCAGTCAGAACGTATCGCAACTAGCCGTCGGCGATCAGATCGGGGGCGCCAATCCGGGCACAAACCGCCTGGCCGATATCAACCCGAATGATATTGCCACAATCAACGTCATCAACGGAGCCGCTGCTGCCGCGCAGTACGGGTCGCGGGCCATTAATGGGGTTGTCCTGATCACAACTAAACGCGGTCAAACCGGCGCCCCCCGCGTAACGCTGACCACCAGTATCAACATCAACGAACTACGGAAAAGCGTCCCGATCACGACCTACGGCAAACAGTTCGGTTACGCCAGTCTGCGCTTGCATCCTATTGCAGCCTTAACTGATCAACAACTCCCTACCTACTCGCCCCAAACTGGTGAAACGTTTGTTCGGATTTTGCGGGATGGTGCTTATGGGTCGCTACGTACCAACCTGGTGGACGTAACCCGCTACAACTATTTCGACCAGATTTTCCGGACGGGCATTGGTACCGACAATAACCTGTCGGTGTCAGGTGGCCGCGAAAACACGCAGTATTACGTATCGTTTGGCTATCTCAAAAACGAGGGGATCATCAAAGGCACCGATTTCCGTCGCTATAACCTCCGCGCCCGTGTCGACCAACGGCTCACGAACTGGGCTAAGCTATCGGTGGGTCTGAGTTACATCAACAGCTTCTCAAATGAGAAAGCCAACGGAAATGTTTTCTATAGCCCGATCAATGCGGTCAACATCACCAACAACATCTACGACATTACCCAGCGCGACGCTTCCGGCAATCTGCTGGCCGTCGAACCAACGCGCGTAAATCCCCTATCGACCATTGAGGACATGAAGTTTACGCAGGCCGTTAGCCGAACGATCAACGACGTACAGCTTAACCTGACGCCCCTGCCAGGGTTGAGTGTTGACGCGGTTGTTGGCGTGGATTCCTATTCGCAGCTGGGCAACAGTTACATCCGGCCGTATCCGTATCAGGCCACCGCCGGTCTGCCGCTCGAACGGTATCCCAACGGCTATGCCGCTACGGCGACCAACTCGGTGCTGCAGTTCAACTCCGACATTAACGCGACGTATCAGCGCGACCTGACTTCGGCGCTGAATCTGAAAGTGATTGCTGGTTTCAACTATCAATACAACCAGCAGGATTTCAGCCAGCAGAATGGCCAGAACCTGGCACCCTTCATCGAAACGGTAAGCGGTGCCGCCAGTACGACCGTTCGGGCGGGCTACGGATTGAACCGCTATAATCTGAGCGGTGTATTCGGACAGGCTACGCTGGGTTTCCGTAACCTGGCCTTTCTGACGGGCGCCCTACGGCAGGACCGTTCGACGCTGTTCTCCCCCTCGGAAACGAATCAGTTGTACCCGAAAGTGAGCGGTTCGGTAGTCGTATCGGATCTGGGTTTCTGGAAGAATTCAGGGATCAGCAGTACCTGGAACAGCTTAAAACTCCGGGCCTCGTACGGCGACGCGGGTGGGCTGACGGCCATTGGTCCCAACGATCGATTTTATCAGTATAACCCGGTTCCCTTCCTGGGAAAGAACACGATCCTGCCTAGTTCAACGCTGTCAAACCCAGCGGTACGTCCCGAACGGATGACCGAGTTAGAAGGCGGTGCCGATCTATCGCTATTTGGTGATAAAGTCAACCTGAGCATTACGGCCTATCGGCAGCGTATTCGGGATCTGACGGTACGTCGCACCTTAGCGGCATCAACGGGTGGTACGGAACTGGTAACGAACGTGGGCGAAATGGAAAACAAAGGCGTTGAGATTATGCTCGATCTGGTTCCCGTTCGTACGAAGAGCTTCAGTTGGGACCTGACATTTATCTACAACCAGAATCGTAACAAGATTCTGGCGTTAACATCCCCCCGCATTGAGCAGGCCAACGTAACGGGTGCTCCCGTCTTCCAGATTGTTGGCCAACCCGCCAGCGTGTTTTTCGGCACAGCTTACGCCCGCAACGCCGACGGATCGCTGCTACTGACAACCCAGGGATTACCGCAACAGGAAAAAGGCGCGATCTATACGGCAACGGCGACGAAACCCGTTGAACAGGTTCTGACCGAAGCTGGTATAAATCTCAACAATCTCCCCGCGGGTTCGTACGAGCTGGCCGGCACGTATTACATTCCGCAGCGCGATGCCAGCGGTCAGCCGACGGGTACGCTACTACGCAAAGTAATCGGCAACCCAAACCCAAAATGGACCGGTTCGATCAGCAGCGGCCTTACTTACAAAGCAGTATCGTTACGTTTCCTGGTTGATTTTGTGCAGGGCGTCAGTGTATTCAACGCCGACAAACGAACCCGGCAGGGCGTAGGGATTGGTGATTTTGTGGAGAAAGAAATGAAAGGCGAATTACAACGCGGTTATATCTATTCCATCTACCCCATTGAGGAATGGCGGATTGATAACGGCTCGTTCGTGAAACTGCGCGAAGTGTCGCTGTCGTACCAGGTTCCTACATTCATCAAAGGATTGACTAACCTGCGCGTATCGGCTATTGGCCGAAATTTGATCTCGTGGGATAACTACAACGGCTTTGATCCCGAAACGAACGCGGGCGGTAACTCGGATTTGCTACGTGGAATCGATTTCGGTAACGTCCCAATTCCTCGGACGTATCAACTGCAACTGACGGCATCTTTCTAA
- a CDS encoding mechanosensitive ion channel domain-containing protein: MSFEQMTRFRGVALETNGQTIRDLSNRTLIALILCAYLRLHELLVYGSNLSLVKALLLQVASEHPQVLQTSAASVQFREFGASSLDFKLFFYSYDFLKIEFVKSDLRFRIDALFGQHRITIPFPQQEVWFCNEMNVALAENRRNA; the protein is encoded by the coding sequence ATGAGTTTTGAGCAGATGACCCGATTCAGGGGCGTTGCGTTGGAAACGAATGGACAAACTATAAGGGACCTGTCTAATAGGACCCTTATAGCACTCATCCTCTGTGCGTATCTACGGCTTCACGAACTACTTGTCTACGGGAGTAACTTATCCCTGGTAAAGGCGCTTTTGCTGCAGGTAGCTAGCGAGCACCCGCAGGTTTTGCAGACATCTGCAGCCTCCGTACAGTTCCGGGAGTTCGGAGCTTCGTCGCTGGATTTTAAATTGTTTTTTTACAGTTACGATTTTCTGAAGATAGAGTTTGTGAAAAGCGATCTGCGTTTTCGGATCGATGCGCTTTTTGGGCAACATCGCATAACCATTCCGTTCCCGCAGCAGGAAGTCTGGTTTTGCAACGAAATGAACGTGGCGCTGGCAGAAAACCGTCGAAATGCGTAG
- a CDS encoding Gfo/Idh/MocA family protein, producing the protein MPHPLRIAIVGPGKVAHLHAKGVLQTPGTELVAVYGRTPEKTTAFAQVYDIPAYNDVADMVSRERVDLCLVCTPHPAHRDPTVAALDAGSHVLVEKPLASSLEDCDAMLAAARRNDRQLGVISQRRFYAPCQRIRQAIDTGKLGAPALGVVQMYGWRDEAYYQSDPWRGTWSGEGGGVLVNQAPHQLDLLLWYMGEVEEVYGVWRNVNHPYIEVDDTALAIVKFKDGGLGNIVVSNAQKPGIFGKVHVHGQNGASVGVQTDGGAMFIAGRSSIAEPPVNDLWTISGEENQLAQFVAEDTDFFNQIDATSYFFGLQIADFRDAIRENRPPLVTGEDGRKVVALFQAIYESTRSGEVIKSERMKE; encoded by the coding sequence ATGCCCCATCCCCTCCGTATTGCCATTGTTGGCCCCGGTAAAGTTGCCCACCTGCACGCGAAAGGCGTGTTGCAGACGCCCGGTACTGAACTTGTGGCCGTTTATGGCCGGACCCCCGAAAAGACGACTGCCTTTGCCCAGGTGTATGACATCCCGGCCTACAACGACGTCGCTGATATGGTGAGTCGCGAACGGGTAGACCTTTGCCTGGTCTGCACCCCGCACCCGGCCCACCGAGACCCGACAGTGGCCGCGCTGGATGCCGGGTCGCACGTGCTGGTCGAGAAACCGCTGGCGTCCTCGCTGGAAGACTGCGATGCGATGCTGGCAGCCGCCAGACGTAACGATCGCCAGTTAGGCGTGATCAGTCAGCGCCGGTTCTACGCACCCTGCCAGCGTATCCGGCAGGCCATTGACACGGGCAAATTGGGAGCTCCCGCGCTGGGCGTCGTGCAGATGTACGGCTGGCGCGACGAAGCGTATTACCAGAGCGATCCCTGGCGTGGTACGTGGTCGGGCGAGGGTGGGGGCGTCCTGGTTAATCAGGCTCCGCACCAACTCGATCTCCTGCTGTGGTACATGGGCGAAGTCGAGGAGGTCTATGGTGTCTGGCGTAACGTCAATCATCCGTACATCGAAGTAGATGATACAGCGCTGGCCATCGTGAAGTTCAAAGACGGTGGCCTGGGTAACATCGTCGTCAGCAACGCGCAGAAGCCGGGAATCTTCGGAAAAGTGCATGTACATGGACAGAACGGCGCATCAGTAGGTGTGCAGACTGACGGCGGAGCGATGTTCATTGCCGGACGGTCGAGCATAGCCGAGCCACCGGTCAACGATCTCTGGACTATTTCGGGTGAAGAAAATCAACTGGCGCAGTTCGTGGCCGAGGATACCGACTTCTTTAATCAGATTGACGCTACGTCCTACTTCTTCGGCTTACAAATCGCTGACTTCCGCGACGCCATTCGCGAAAACCGCCCACCGCTGGTCACCGGCGAAGATGGTCGTAAAGTAGTCGCACTTTTCCAGGCGATTTATGAATCGACGAGATCAGGAGAGGTGATAAAGAGCGAAAGAATGAAAGAGTGA